In Triticum urartu cultivar G1812 chromosome 6, Tu2.1, whole genome shotgun sequence, the following proteins share a genomic window:
- the LOC125514704 gene encoding pentatricopeptide repeat-containing protein At1g73400, mitochondrial, translating to MISPNLPLRLRHLRRLLAAAPCSSPAAAYYSRASSPPLSRAQAPPPPPRRHLPDLPARRFSSGHVLLPTNLQEEHVASLSDRIYDAVTETEEGSNEGTEAALDALGAELTTPLVADVMHRLRYEEKLAFRFFAWASQQDNYEHEHRTYNDMIDILSGTRYKSRQFGVLCDVLDHMKRHGTRSVPVEDLLGILRAYTEKHLTNLRKLAKKRRVRMRTPPETDALNILLDAFCKCGMVREAETVFGRVKKKLQGNAETYSILFFGWCRARDPKKAMKVLEEMIEMKHTPENFTYIAAIDSFCSAGLISEARELFEFMRTEGSKISSPTAKVYAIMIVALAKADRMDECFELISDMIKRGCMPDVSTFKDLIEGMCLVDRLDAAYCILEEMGKAGFPPDIVTYNCFLEVLCSLQKADDALKLAERMIEAHCEPSVHTYNMLMVMFFAMREPHRALDIWTEMDKRGCRRAVDTYEIMIDGLFDCGRTEDATTLLDEVINHDMKLSYKKFDSIMLQLSAVGNLGAIHRLSEHMRKFYNVAMSRRFSITQKKKSIGIRRR from the coding sequence ATGATATCCCCCAACCTCCCCCTCCGGctccgccacctccgccgccTTCTCGCCGCCGCGCCCTGTTCCTCCCCCGCCGCCGCATACTACTCGCGCGCATCCTCCCCGCCGTTAAGCCGCGCTCAggccccgcccccgcccccgcggCGCCATCTCCCGGACCTCCCGGCGCGACGGTTCTCCTCCGGGCACGTCCTCCTCCCCACCAACCTCCAGGAGGAGCACGTCGCGTCTCTGTCCGACAGGATCTACGACGCGGTGACGGAGACAGAGGAGGGCTCCAACGAGGGCACGGAGGCCGCCCTCGACGCGCTGGGCGCCGAGCTGACCACCCCGCTCGTGGCCGACGTGATGCACCGCCTGCGCTACGAGGAGAAGCTGGCCTTCCGCTTCTTCGCCTGGGCCTCCCAGCAGGACAACTACGAGCACGAGCACCGGACGTACAACGACATGATCGACATCCTCTCTGGCACGCGGTACAAGTCCCGCCAGTTCGGCGTCCTCTGCGACGTGCTCGACCACATGAAGCGGCACGGCACGAGGTCGGTGCCGGTCGAGGACCTGCTGGGCATCCTGCGCGCCTACACCGAGAAGCACCTCACCAATCTCAGGAAGCTGGCCAAGAAGCGGCGGGTGCGGATGCGCACGCCGCCGGAGACCGACGCGCTCAACATCCTCCTGGACGCCTTCTGCAAGTGCGGGATGGTCAGGGAGGCGGAGACGGTGTTTGGTCGCGTGAAGAAGAAGCTGCAGGGAAATGCCGAGACCTACAGCATCCTCTTCTTTGGTTGGTGCCGCGCCAGGGACCCCAAGAAGGCCATGAAGGTGCTCGAGGAAATGATTGAGATGAAGCACACCCCGGAGAACTTCACGTACATTGCTGCTATTGACTCGTTCTGCAGCGCTGGTTTGATCTCGGAGGCAAGAGAGTTGTTTGAGTTCATGAGGACCGAGGGGTCGAAGATATCCTCTCCCACAGCTAAGGTATATGCTATTATGATTGTTGCGCTAGCCAAAGCTGATCGGATGGATGAGTGCTTTGAGCTGATTTCAGATATGATTAAACGTGGCTGCATGCCTGATGTATCAACCTTTAAAGATTTGATTGAAGGCATGTGCTTGGTGGATAGACTTGATGCTGCCTACTGCATTTTGGAAGAGATGGGGAAGGCTGGGTTTCCTCCTGACATTGTCACTTACAATTGCTTTCTTGAGGTGCTTTGTAGTCTTCAGAAGGCTGATGATGCGCTCAAACTCGCCGAGAGGATGATAGAAGCACACTGTGAACCCAGTGTTCATACTTACAACATGCTGATGGTGATGTTTTTTGCGATGAGAGAGCCACACAGGGCACTCGATATTTGGACTGAAATGGACAAGAGGGGATGTCGGCGTGCTGTTGATACCTACGAAATAATGATTGATGGACTGTTTGATTGTGGAAGGACAGAAGACGCGACCACTCTTCTGGATGAAGTAATAAACCATGACATGAAATTGTCGTACAAGAAGTTTGATTCTATCATGCTGCAGTTGTCAGCTGTTGGCAACCTTGGCGCAATACATCGGCTTTCAGAGCATATGAGAAAATTTTACAATGTTGCAATGTCAAGACGTTTTTCGATCACACAGAAGAAGAAGAGCATTGGTATTAGAAGGAGATGA